In a genomic window of Echeneis naucrates chromosome 4, fEcheNa1.1, whole genome shotgun sequence:
- the smx5 gene encoding smx5: MLFYSFFKSLVGKDVVVELKNDLSICGTLHSVDQYLNIKLTDISVTDPEKYPHMLSVKNCFIRGSVVRYVQLPADEVDTQLLQDAARKEAMQQKQ, encoded by the exons ATG cttttctatTCGTTTTTCAAGTCCTTGGTGGGGAAGGATGTGGTGGTGGAGCTCAAAAACGACCTGAG CATCTGCGGAACTCTTCATTCTGTTGACCag tacCTGAACATTAAGCTCACAGACATCAGTGTGACAGATCCAGAGAAATATCCACACATG CTGtctgtgaaaaactgtttcatCCGAGGATCCGTGGTCCGGTACGTTCAGCTACCTGCAGATGAAGTCGACACACAGCTTCTGCAAGATGCTGCGCGAAAAGAAGCGATGCAGCAGAAGCAGTGA
- the bcl6aa gene encoding BCL6A transcription repressor a isoform X2, translating to MQEVSRKALPEFDKMACAADSCIQFTRHASDVLLNLNRLRNRDILTDVTILVNRQQFRAHKTVLMACSGLFYTIFTDSHKCNLNAISLDPKVDPEGFAILLEFMYTSRLTLKESLIMAIMNTAIYLQMDHVVDTCHRFIKSSDPSAKLPRDEFLVSPLVLPQEVHAYRPHDVVDSLHSRVAPFRDGRPYGSNMFTGVSTPSNYHLYGQFPMPAFPFPLCKLTDAKNAFADLSKSGIHHKHCSPHDTVRAEYTRAVGTSSSNIIHSTTYASREGRDDEIRKENHDGISQSIGLSTRKRTFPVLPLEPQKDLSKEHAPHAEEDLIHQHYPLGISSAGRKSLMSSPQSPLKSDCQPNSPTESSSSKNAGLSQATGVQALQGTQDPKARNWKKYKYIVMNQSAKEDEVALRDPGLRSPQRLGLQPYLHPSDSENLDPQTTSKNNDHSEDLPVPQASRLNNIINSALEGSLGSTDSHPPHYRSRLNCSSCGSQSPQHSEICPNTSRSRLAEDMAELHSEYSDSSCENGTFFCNECDSKFAEDEALKQHMLQVHSDKPYKCDRCQAAFRYKGNLASHKTVHTGEKPYRCNICGAQFNRPANLKTHTRIHSGEKPYKCETCGARFVQVAHLRAHVLIHTGEKPYPCEICGTRFRHLQTLKSHLRIHTGEKPYHCEKCNLHFRHKSQLRLHLRQKHGAITNTKIQYRMSTADMPTDLTKAC from the exons ATGCAAGAAGTTTCTAGGAAAGCGCTACCAG AATTTGACAAAATGGCTTGCGCAGCAGACAGCTGCATACAATTCACACGGCATGCAAGTGATGTTCTACTCAACCTGAATCGGCTTCGCAACAGAGATATTCTCACGGATGTCACTATCTTGGTTAACAGACAGCAGTTTCGTGCACACAAGACTGTCCTCATGGCTTGCAG TGGGCTGTTTTACACCATCTTTACCGATTCCCACAAGTGCAACCTAAATGCTATCAGTCTGGACCCAAAGGTGGACCCAGAGGGCTTTGCCATCCTGCTGGAGTTTATGTACACTTCCCGTCTGACCCTCAAAGAAAGTCTGATTATGGCTATCATGAACACAGCCATCTACTTGCAGATGGACCACGTTGTGGACACCTGCCACAGATTCATCAAATCCAG TGATCCATCTGCCAAGCTGCCCAGAGATGAGTTCTTGGTCAGTCCCTTGGTTTTACCTCAGGAAGTCCATGCTTACCGGCCCCACGATGTTGTTGACAGTCTGCACAGCCGCGTAGCTCCATTTAGGGATGGGAGACCCTACGGCTCAAACATGTTCACTGGAGTCAGCACCCCCAGCAACTACCATCTCTATGGACAGTTTCCCATGCCAGcatttcctttccctctctgcaAGCTGACCGATGCCAAAAATGCTTTTGCTGACCTCTCTAAGAGTGGTATCCACCACAAGCATTGTTCTCCACATGACACCGTCAGGGCAGAATACACCAGGGCAGTTGGCACGAGTTCCTCCAACATTATTCACTCCACTACCTACGCTTCCAGGGAAGGTAGAGACGATGAGATAAGGAAGGAAAACCATGACGGTATCAGCCAGTCTATTGGCCTCAGCACAAGGAAGCGCACGTTTCCTGTGTTACCTCTTGAACCCCAGAAAGATTTGAGCAAAGAGCATGCTCCTCACGCAGAGGAAGACCTGATCCATCAGCACTACCCACTGGGAATCTCCTCTGCTGGACGGAAGAGCCTCATGAGCAGCCCACAGAGTCCTCTCAAATCTGACTGCCAGCCAAACTCCCCAACAGAATCCAGCAGTAGTAAGAATGCTGGCCTCTCCCAAGCCACAGGAGTACAAGCCCTGCAAGGTACACAGGACCCCAAAGCTCGCAACTGGAAGAAGTACAAGTACATTGTGATGAATCAGAGTGCAAAGGAGGACGAGGTAGCACTGCGGGATCCTGGGCTTCGTTCGCCTCAGCGCCTTGGCCTGCAGCCCTACCTCCATCCCAGTGACTCGGAAAACCTCGACCCACAAACCACAAGCAAGAATAATGATCACAGTGAAGATCTTCCTGTACCCCAGGCTAGTCGTCTCAACAACATCATTAACAG CGCACTTGAAGGATCACTGGGAAGCACTGACAGCCACCCGCCACACTACCGGAGCCGCCTCAACTGCTCATCTTGCGGCTCCCAGTCCCCACAGCACTCAGAAATCTGTCCTAACACCTCCAGGTCGCGTTTAGCAGAAGATATGGCAGAGCTCCACTCAGAATATTCAGACTCCAGCTGTG AAAATGGTACATTCTTCTGTAACGAATGCGACTCCAAGTTTGCGGAAGACGAAGCTCTGAAACAACACATGCTTCAGGTGCACAGCGACAAGCCATACAAGTGTGATCGCTGCCAGGCTGCTTTCCGCTACAAGGGCAACCTTGCCAGCCACAAGACTGTCCacacag gaGAGAAGCCGTATCGCTGTAATATCTGTGGTGCTCAGTTTAACAGACCAGCTAACCTCAAGACTCACACACGCATCCACTCAGGAGAGAAGCCATACAAATGTGAGACGTGTGGAGCTCGTTTTGTACAG GTCGCTCATCTCCGTGCCCATGTGTTGATCCACACGGGTGAGAAGCCATACCCATGTGAGATCTGTGGAACACGCTTCCGTCACCTGCAGACATTGAAGAGCCACCTACGCATACACACAGGAGAGAAGCCCTACCAT TGTGAGAAATGCAACTTGCACTTCCGCCACAAGAGTCAGCTACGGTTGCATCTTCGCCAGAAGCATGGTGCCATCACCAACACGAAGATCCAATACCGTATGTCCACTGCTGACATGCCTACTGACTTGACAAAGGCATGCTGA
- the bcl6aa gene encoding BCL6A transcription repressor a isoform X3: MACAADSCIQFTRHASDVLLNLNRLRNRDILTDVTILVNRQQFRAHKTVLMACSGLFYTIFTDSHKCNLNAISLDPKVDPEGFAILLEFMYTSRLTLKESLIMAIMNTAIYLQMDHVVDTCHRFIKSSDPSAKLPRDEFLVSPLVLPQEVHAYRPHDVVDSLHSRVAPFRDGRPYGSNMFTGVSTPSNYHLYGQFPMPAFPFPLCKLTDAKNAFADLSKSGIHHKHCSPHDTVRAEYTRAVGTSSSNIIHSTTYASREGRDDEIRKENHDGISQSIGLSTRKRTFPVLPLEPQKDLSKEHAPHAEEDLIHQHYPLGISSAGRKSLMSSPQSPLKSDCQPNSPTESSSSKNAGLSQATGVQALQGTQDPKARNWKKYKYIVMNQSAKEDEVALRDPGLRSPQRLGLQPYLHPSDSENLDPQTTSKNNDHSEDLPVPQASRLNNIINSALEGSLGSTDSHPPHYRSRLNCSSCGSQSPQHSEICPNTSRSRLAEDMAELHSEYSDSSCENGTFFCNECDSKFAEDEALKQHMLQVHSDKPYKCDRCQAAFRYKGNLASHKTVHTGEKPYRCNICGAQFNRPANLKTHTRIHSGEKPYKCETCGARFVQVAHLRAHVLIHTGEKPYPCEICGTRFRHLQTLKSHLRIHTGEKPYHCEKCNLHFRHKSQLRLHLRQKHGAITNTKIQYRMSTADMPTDLTKAC; the protein is encoded by the exons ATGGCTTGCGCAGCAGACAGCTGCATACAATTCACACGGCATGCAAGTGATGTTCTACTCAACCTGAATCGGCTTCGCAACAGAGATATTCTCACGGATGTCACTATCTTGGTTAACAGACAGCAGTTTCGTGCACACAAGACTGTCCTCATGGCTTGCAG TGGGCTGTTTTACACCATCTTTACCGATTCCCACAAGTGCAACCTAAATGCTATCAGTCTGGACCCAAAGGTGGACCCAGAGGGCTTTGCCATCCTGCTGGAGTTTATGTACACTTCCCGTCTGACCCTCAAAGAAAGTCTGATTATGGCTATCATGAACACAGCCATCTACTTGCAGATGGACCACGTTGTGGACACCTGCCACAGATTCATCAAATCCAG TGATCCATCTGCCAAGCTGCCCAGAGATGAGTTCTTGGTCAGTCCCTTGGTTTTACCTCAGGAAGTCCATGCTTACCGGCCCCACGATGTTGTTGACAGTCTGCACAGCCGCGTAGCTCCATTTAGGGATGGGAGACCCTACGGCTCAAACATGTTCACTGGAGTCAGCACCCCCAGCAACTACCATCTCTATGGACAGTTTCCCATGCCAGcatttcctttccctctctgcaAGCTGACCGATGCCAAAAATGCTTTTGCTGACCTCTCTAAGAGTGGTATCCACCACAAGCATTGTTCTCCACATGACACCGTCAGGGCAGAATACACCAGGGCAGTTGGCACGAGTTCCTCCAACATTATTCACTCCACTACCTACGCTTCCAGGGAAGGTAGAGACGATGAGATAAGGAAGGAAAACCATGACGGTATCAGCCAGTCTATTGGCCTCAGCACAAGGAAGCGCACGTTTCCTGTGTTACCTCTTGAACCCCAGAAAGATTTGAGCAAAGAGCATGCTCCTCACGCAGAGGAAGACCTGATCCATCAGCACTACCCACTGGGAATCTCCTCTGCTGGACGGAAGAGCCTCATGAGCAGCCCACAGAGTCCTCTCAAATCTGACTGCCAGCCAAACTCCCCAACAGAATCCAGCAGTAGTAAGAATGCTGGCCTCTCCCAAGCCACAGGAGTACAAGCCCTGCAAGGTACACAGGACCCCAAAGCTCGCAACTGGAAGAAGTACAAGTACATTGTGATGAATCAGAGTGCAAAGGAGGACGAGGTAGCACTGCGGGATCCTGGGCTTCGTTCGCCTCAGCGCCTTGGCCTGCAGCCCTACCTCCATCCCAGTGACTCGGAAAACCTCGACCCACAAACCACAAGCAAGAATAATGATCACAGTGAAGATCTTCCTGTACCCCAGGCTAGTCGTCTCAACAACATCATTAACAG CGCACTTGAAGGATCACTGGGAAGCACTGACAGCCACCCGCCACACTACCGGAGCCGCCTCAACTGCTCATCTTGCGGCTCCCAGTCCCCACAGCACTCAGAAATCTGTCCTAACACCTCCAGGTCGCGTTTAGCAGAAGATATGGCAGAGCTCCACTCAGAATATTCAGACTCCAGCTGTG AAAATGGTACATTCTTCTGTAACGAATGCGACTCCAAGTTTGCGGAAGACGAAGCTCTGAAACAACACATGCTTCAGGTGCACAGCGACAAGCCATACAAGTGTGATCGCTGCCAGGCTGCTTTCCGCTACAAGGGCAACCTTGCCAGCCACAAGACTGTCCacacag gaGAGAAGCCGTATCGCTGTAATATCTGTGGTGCTCAGTTTAACAGACCAGCTAACCTCAAGACTCACACACGCATCCACTCAGGAGAGAAGCCATACAAATGTGAGACGTGTGGAGCTCGTTTTGTACAG GTCGCTCATCTCCGTGCCCATGTGTTGATCCACACGGGTGAGAAGCCATACCCATGTGAGATCTGTGGAACACGCTTCCGTCACCTGCAGACATTGAAGAGCCACCTACGCATACACACAGGAGAGAAGCCCTACCAT TGTGAGAAATGCAACTTGCACTTCCGCCACAAGAGTCAGCTACGGTTGCATCTTCGCCAGAAGCATGGTGCCATCACCAACACGAAGATCCAATACCGTATGTCCACTGCTGACATGCCTACTGACTTGACAAAGGCATGCTGA
- the bcl6aa gene encoding BCL6A transcription repressor a isoform X1 produces MRKDGESVVWNHTKQSFHEFDKMACAADSCIQFTRHASDVLLNLNRLRNRDILTDVTILVNRQQFRAHKTVLMACSGLFYTIFTDSHKCNLNAISLDPKVDPEGFAILLEFMYTSRLTLKESLIMAIMNTAIYLQMDHVVDTCHRFIKSSDPSAKLPRDEFLVSPLVLPQEVHAYRPHDVVDSLHSRVAPFRDGRPYGSNMFTGVSTPSNYHLYGQFPMPAFPFPLCKLTDAKNAFADLSKSGIHHKHCSPHDTVRAEYTRAVGTSSSNIIHSTTYASREGRDDEIRKENHDGISQSIGLSTRKRTFPVLPLEPQKDLSKEHAPHAEEDLIHQHYPLGISSAGRKSLMSSPQSPLKSDCQPNSPTESSSSKNAGLSQATGVQALQGTQDPKARNWKKYKYIVMNQSAKEDEVALRDPGLRSPQRLGLQPYLHPSDSENLDPQTTSKNNDHSEDLPVPQASRLNNIINSALEGSLGSTDSHPPHYRSRLNCSSCGSQSPQHSEICPNTSRSRLAEDMAELHSEYSDSSCENGTFFCNECDSKFAEDEALKQHMLQVHSDKPYKCDRCQAAFRYKGNLASHKTVHTGEKPYRCNICGAQFNRPANLKTHTRIHSGEKPYKCETCGARFVQVAHLRAHVLIHTGEKPYPCEICGTRFRHLQTLKSHLRIHTGEKPYHCEKCNLHFRHKSQLRLHLRQKHGAITNTKIQYRMSTADMPTDLTKAC; encoded by the exons ATGAGAAAAGATGGGGAATCTGTGGTTTGGAATCACACCAAACAAAGTTTCCACG AATTTGACAAAATGGCTTGCGCAGCAGACAGCTGCATACAATTCACACGGCATGCAAGTGATGTTCTACTCAACCTGAATCGGCTTCGCAACAGAGATATTCTCACGGATGTCACTATCTTGGTTAACAGACAGCAGTTTCGTGCACACAAGACTGTCCTCATGGCTTGCAG TGGGCTGTTTTACACCATCTTTACCGATTCCCACAAGTGCAACCTAAATGCTATCAGTCTGGACCCAAAGGTGGACCCAGAGGGCTTTGCCATCCTGCTGGAGTTTATGTACACTTCCCGTCTGACCCTCAAAGAAAGTCTGATTATGGCTATCATGAACACAGCCATCTACTTGCAGATGGACCACGTTGTGGACACCTGCCACAGATTCATCAAATCCAG TGATCCATCTGCCAAGCTGCCCAGAGATGAGTTCTTGGTCAGTCCCTTGGTTTTACCTCAGGAAGTCCATGCTTACCGGCCCCACGATGTTGTTGACAGTCTGCACAGCCGCGTAGCTCCATTTAGGGATGGGAGACCCTACGGCTCAAACATGTTCACTGGAGTCAGCACCCCCAGCAACTACCATCTCTATGGACAGTTTCCCATGCCAGcatttcctttccctctctgcaAGCTGACCGATGCCAAAAATGCTTTTGCTGACCTCTCTAAGAGTGGTATCCACCACAAGCATTGTTCTCCACATGACACCGTCAGGGCAGAATACACCAGGGCAGTTGGCACGAGTTCCTCCAACATTATTCACTCCACTACCTACGCTTCCAGGGAAGGTAGAGACGATGAGATAAGGAAGGAAAACCATGACGGTATCAGCCAGTCTATTGGCCTCAGCACAAGGAAGCGCACGTTTCCTGTGTTACCTCTTGAACCCCAGAAAGATTTGAGCAAAGAGCATGCTCCTCACGCAGAGGAAGACCTGATCCATCAGCACTACCCACTGGGAATCTCCTCTGCTGGACGGAAGAGCCTCATGAGCAGCCCACAGAGTCCTCTCAAATCTGACTGCCAGCCAAACTCCCCAACAGAATCCAGCAGTAGTAAGAATGCTGGCCTCTCCCAAGCCACAGGAGTACAAGCCCTGCAAGGTACACAGGACCCCAAAGCTCGCAACTGGAAGAAGTACAAGTACATTGTGATGAATCAGAGTGCAAAGGAGGACGAGGTAGCACTGCGGGATCCTGGGCTTCGTTCGCCTCAGCGCCTTGGCCTGCAGCCCTACCTCCATCCCAGTGACTCGGAAAACCTCGACCCACAAACCACAAGCAAGAATAATGATCACAGTGAAGATCTTCCTGTACCCCAGGCTAGTCGTCTCAACAACATCATTAACAG CGCACTTGAAGGATCACTGGGAAGCACTGACAGCCACCCGCCACACTACCGGAGCCGCCTCAACTGCTCATCTTGCGGCTCCCAGTCCCCACAGCACTCAGAAATCTGTCCTAACACCTCCAGGTCGCGTTTAGCAGAAGATATGGCAGAGCTCCACTCAGAATATTCAGACTCCAGCTGTG AAAATGGTACATTCTTCTGTAACGAATGCGACTCCAAGTTTGCGGAAGACGAAGCTCTGAAACAACACATGCTTCAGGTGCACAGCGACAAGCCATACAAGTGTGATCGCTGCCAGGCTGCTTTCCGCTACAAGGGCAACCTTGCCAGCCACAAGACTGTCCacacag gaGAGAAGCCGTATCGCTGTAATATCTGTGGTGCTCAGTTTAACAGACCAGCTAACCTCAAGACTCACACACGCATCCACTCAGGAGAGAAGCCATACAAATGTGAGACGTGTGGAGCTCGTTTTGTACAG GTCGCTCATCTCCGTGCCCATGTGTTGATCCACACGGGTGAGAAGCCATACCCATGTGAGATCTGTGGAACACGCTTCCGTCACCTGCAGACATTGAAGAGCCACCTACGCATACACACAGGAGAGAAGCCCTACCAT TGTGAGAAATGCAACTTGCACTTCCGCCACAAGAGTCAGCTACGGTTGCATCTTCGCCAGAAGCATGGTGCCATCACCAACACGAAGATCCAATACCGTATGTCCACTGCTGACATGCCTACTGACTTGACAAAGGCATGCTGA